The following are from one region of the Erwinia sp. SLM-02 genome:
- a CDS encoding MFS transporter, with protein MNEVSGSNTRTAAATQARSGQLWPLWLGFILVSLNMRLIFTTVGPLLAEFHLSFSSTLMVTTLPLVLLSVFSITGVKLRQRFGEERALFLALALLCLGCAVRGMGEMMLLVGTAIGSIGIAIMNVIMPALARKRFQPRQMGSVMGIYALMLGVGAVIGASGAFPLYLALGANEPAAYQSLALWALPALLAMLIWLPQLRYAAAAGLAPGAQAGERVNLYRQPVAWSVTLFFGLQVLNLYVFLAWMPTIFISRGSTPEAAALLFSASQFSLMIGGFLVPFFAARAADQRGFMVLTILLCLFGTLGILYAPANTALVWVLLLGFGQGAGPGLGTYLFVVRSASGESAARLSAMAQSAGYLIAGLGPLLVGYLWTFSGSWDLPLLLVAGLLVVELLVCLPAGKNQRI; from the coding sequence ATGAACGAAGTATCCGGTAGTAATACCCGAACGGCCGCCGCCACGCAGGCCCGTTCCGGGCAGCTCTGGCCGCTGTGGCTGGGGTTTATTCTGGTTTCACTGAATATGCGGCTGATTTTTACCACGGTGGGCCCGCTGCTGGCGGAGTTCCATCTCAGCTTCAGCTCCACGCTGATGGTGACGACGCTGCCGCTGGTATTGCTCAGCGTCTTCTCGATTACCGGCGTGAAGCTGCGCCAGCGGTTTGGTGAAGAGCGCGCGCTATTTCTTGCGCTGGCGCTGCTTTGCCTGGGCTGTGCGGTACGGGGCATGGGGGAGATGATGCTGCTGGTGGGAACGGCGATAGGCAGTATCGGCATTGCGATTATGAATGTGATTATGCCCGCCCTGGCGCGTAAGCGTTTTCAGCCCCGGCAGATGGGGTCGGTAATGGGGATCTATGCCCTCATGCTGGGCGTGGGGGCGGTGATTGGCGCCAGCGGCGCTTTTCCTCTCTACCTCGCTTTGGGGGCGAATGAACCGGCGGCTTATCAGTCGCTGGCGCTGTGGGCGCTTCCGGCGCTGCTGGCAATGCTGATCTGGCTGCCGCAGCTGCGCTATGCCGCCGCCGCAGGCCTGGCCCCCGGCGCTCAGGCCGGTGAACGGGTTAATCTCTATCGGCAGCCGGTGGCCTGGTCGGTGACGCTGTTTTTCGGCCTGCAGGTACTGAATCTCTACGTCTTTCTGGCCTGGATGCCGACGATATTTATCAGCCGCGGCTCCACGCCTGAAGCGGCAGCGCTGCTGTTTTCGGCCTCGCAGTTCAGCCTGATGATCGGCGGTTTTCTGGTGCCGTTTTTTGCCGCCCGGGCGGCCGATCAGCGCGGATTTATGGTTCTCACCATTCTGCTGTGCCTGTTCGGGACGCTGGGGATCCTGTATGCCCCGGCGAATACGGCGCTTGTCTGGGTGCTGCTGCTGGGGTTCGGGCAGGGGGCCGGGCCGGGGCTGGGTACCTATCTGTTTGTGGTGCGCAGCGCCAGCGGGGAGAGCGCGGCACGGCTGTCGGCCATGGCGCAGAGCGCAGGCTATCTGATTGCCGGGCTGGGCCCGCTGCTGGTGGGCTATCTGTGGACGTTTTCCGGCAGCTGGGATCTGCCGCTGCTGCTGGTGGCCGGGCTGCTGGTGGTGGAACTGCTGGTTTGCCTGCCTGCCGGGAAGAATCAGCGGATTTGA
- a CDS encoding MurR/RpiR family transcriptional regulator yields the protein MTNNPTQLSLLQDDIRRRYDTLSKRLKQVARYILDNSNSIAFDTVASIAQQADVPPSTLIRFSNAFGFSGFNEMKQVFRQHLMEETVNYTERARLFRQTATDETPTAPENPAEILNVFTMVNSQALQQLAMQINPEQLEKAVKMLDEADNIYVIGLRRSFSVASYLTYALRHLERRAFLIDGLGGMFAEQLSMVNPKDVVIAISYSPYAREAVELVELGAKRGAHQIAITDSQVSPLAAFSDVCFVVREAQVDGFRSQVASLCLAQTLAVSLALNNAN from the coding sequence ATGACCAACAATCCAACACAGCTTTCACTGCTACAGGACGACATCCGTCGCCGTTATGACACCTTAAGCAAACGCCTCAAGCAGGTGGCTCGCTATATTCTGGATAACAGTAACAGTATCGCCTTCGACACCGTCGCCTCCATTGCGCAGCAGGCAGACGTACCGCCGTCTACCTTAATTCGCTTCTCAAACGCGTTTGGCTTCAGCGGGTTTAACGAAATGAAGCAGGTGTTTCGTCAGCACCTGATGGAAGAAACGGTCAACTATACCGAACGTGCACGTTTGTTCCGCCAGACCGCCACCGATGAAACGCCAACCGCCCCGGAAAACCCGGCGGAAATCCTCAATGTGTTCACCATGGTGAATTCGCAGGCGCTGCAGCAGCTGGCGATGCAGATTAATCCTGAGCAGCTGGAAAAAGCGGTGAAAATGCTCGATGAGGCCGATAACATCTACGTGATTGGTCTGCGTCGCTCGTTCAGCGTGGCCTCCTACCTGACCTATGCCCTGCGCCATCTGGAGCGCCGCGCGTTTCTGATCGACGGCCTGGGCGGCATGTTCGCCGAACAGCTGAGCATGGTAAACCCGAAAGACGTGGTGATTGCCATCAGCTACTCGCCTTACGCGCGTGAAGCGGTCGAGCTGGTCGAGCTGGGCGCTAAACGCGGAGCCCATCAGATCGCCATTACCGACAGCCAGGTCAGCCCGCTGGCCGCCTTCAGCGACGTCTGCTTCGTGGTGCGTGAAGCGCAGGTTGACGGTTTCCGCTCGCAGGTAGCTTCCCTGTGCCTGGCACAGACCCTGGCGGTGTCGCTGGCGCTGAATAACGCCAACTAA
- a CDS encoding helix-turn-helix transcriptional regulator: MNSAQRFNWQRQPMPQDFCGGFVDRLQLDDGLTLAYCHYHPQRDLREHSIIERDVRSLTIAIALEGNSVTCASDGSQYPLRAGHSTVALFSHARGERFLPAGQQVRQLRLIVDEPLMEQYALTGLLDDRKDDHRVHSLFSGQHTPGIQRLAERLASLHGQTASALELQIATLTLLAEQARLLSSQRSTPRALSGTAQDKLLKARELIQQHYDQPLTAGWLCMQVGTNEFALKQGFRALFNTTPYRMLTAIRMDHAWELLESGLHVSTVAWKVGYQHLSSFSAAFQRFYGRPPSSVSGKRQP, from the coding sequence ATGAATTCAGCGCAGCGTTTTAACTGGCAAAGGCAGCCGATGCCACAGGATTTCTGCGGGGGATTTGTCGATCGCCTGCAGCTGGATGACGGCCTGACGCTGGCATACTGCCATTATCATCCGCAGCGTGACTTACGTGAACACAGCATCATTGAGCGGGACGTTCGCAGCCTGACTATCGCCATCGCGCTTGAGGGCAACAGCGTGACCTGCGCCAGCGACGGCAGCCAGTACCCCCTGCGCGCCGGGCACAGTACGGTGGCGCTGTTTTCCCACGCCCGGGGCGAACGTTTTTTACCCGCGGGGCAGCAGGTACGCCAGCTGCGGCTGATCGTTGATGAACCCCTGATGGAGCAGTACGCGCTGACCGGGCTTCTCGACGATCGTAAGGATGACCACCGGGTACATTCTCTCTTCTCCGGGCAGCACACCCCGGGGATCCAACGGCTGGCGGAGCGGCTGGCTTCGCTACACGGTCAAACGGCCAGCGCCCTTGAACTCCAGATCGCCACGCTGACGCTGCTGGCTGAACAGGCCAGGCTGCTCTCATCGCAGCGCAGCACTCCACGGGCGCTGAGCGGAACGGCTCAGGATAAGCTGCTTAAAGCGCGGGAATTAATCCAGCAGCACTACGACCAACCGCTGACCGCAGGCTGGCTCTGCATGCAGGTAGGGACCAATGAATTTGCGCTAAAGCAGGGGTTTCGCGCGCTGTTTAATACCACACCGTACCGCATGCTGACGGCGATCCGCATGGATCATGCATGGGAATTGCTGGAAAGCGGCCTGCACGTGTCCACCGTGGCGTGGAAGGTGGGTTATCAGCACCTGTCCAGCTTCAGCGCGGCCTTTCAGCGCTTTTATGGCCGCCCTCCGTCCTCGGTCAGCGGCAAACGCCAGCCATAA